The DNA region TGAAGTCGATCATGGCGTAGACCTTGTCGGGCTTGACCCGCCGGGTGATGAGGAACGCGGAGGCCACCGCCATGGACACCACCTCTATGGGCATCCCCAGGAAGAAACCCCCAATGCACGCCAGGCTGAGGATGGAGAACTTGATGACCATCCACCGGTGGTAGACGAAGCCCCCCTCCTGGTGTCCCCTGGGGCTCCATCGGGACAGCTCATCCCGGTAGTTCAGCCGTATCACCAGATAGGTGACCGTGAGGCCCATTATGGTGGGGGGCAGCATCTTGATGAAGAAGCGGCCGTAGGATATGCCGGATGAGAGGCCTATGATCAGGTTCTGGGGGTTGCCTGTTATGGTCATGACGCTTCCGATGTTGGCCGCCATGCAGAGGGCTATGAGGTGGGGTCTGGGATCGGTGCCCATGGAGTAGGTAAGGCTCAGCACCACCGGGGTCAACATGAGGCAGATGGTGTCGTTTATGAACAGGGCGGAGAGTGCCCCCGCCACGGGGATCATCACCGCCAGCATGCCCTTTGGGGTGGTAACCAGCCGAAGCATCCTGGAGCAGAGGATGTTCACCGCCCCGGAGAGCCTGAAGTGGGCCACCAGCACCATAAGGCCGAAGAGGGTGGCCAAGGTCTTGTAGTCGATGGCTCCGTAGGCCTCCTCGGGGGACAGGATCCCCAGGAAGACCATCAGGGAGGCGCCGATTATGACCGCCCCGGTCCGATCTATCCTGAGCACCGGTGTTCCGCCTATGGCCAGCACAGTGTAGGACAGGAGGAATATGATCACAGAGGGTTCCAGCATGGGGAGGGCTCCTTTTATATAGTATGTAAAAAAATTAAACTGCAGTCCTTGCGTCCCCGGTCCGTTGTGGTATCCTTAGCTCCTGGATCTTAGCTTAGCAAGTAACATGCGGGACGGAAAGGGGATGGATCGTTGGAAATCAAGTCCATGAAGAAGGTAAAGAAGCTCAAAAAGCTAAAGCTTTACGGCTTCAACAACCTCACCAAGTCGTTGAGTTTCAACCTGTACGATATATGCTACGCCAAGACTCCGGAGCACCGGAACGCCTACATTAACTACATTGATGAGGAGTACAACGCCACCCGACTGACCACCATCCTAACCGAGGTGGCCAACATAATCGGTGCCAACATCCTCAACGTGGCCTACCAGGACTACGATCCCCAGGGGGCCAGCGTGGCGCTCTTGATATCGGAGGAGAAGGTGGGGGAGAGCTCCATGGAGAGCTGCCCTGACCAGGACGGGGAGGAGAGCCCGGGCCCCCTTCCCCAGACCTACTTGGCCCACCTGGACAAGAGCCACATAACGGTTCACACCTACCCGGAGAGCCACCCGGACCGGGGGGTTTGCACCTTCCGGGCGGACATCGACGTGTCCACCTGCGGCAGGATATCGCCCTTGAAGGCCCTTAACTACCTGCTTCACACC from Thermanaerovibrio acidaminovorans DSM 6589 includes:
- the speD gene encoding adenosylmethionine decarboxylase, with amino-acid sequence MKKVKKLKKLKLYGFNNLTKSLSFNLYDICYAKTPEHRNAYINYIDEEYNATRLTTILTEVANIIGANILNVAYQDYDPQGASVALLISEEKVGESSMESCPDQDGEESPGPLPQTYLAHLDKSHITVHTYPESHPDRGVCTFRADIDVSTCGRISPLKALNYLLHTFSPDIAIIDYRVRGFTRDISGEKFFLDHKINSIQNFISKDTRELYQFIDVNIYQENIFNTKMIIKDFDLDNYLFGTGKKSLLPGEKKRIKQEIKKEMAEIFAGRNLPSF
- a CDS encoding SLC13 family permease; amino-acid sequence: MLEPSVIIFLLSYTVLAIGGTPVLRIDRTGAVIIGASLMVFLGILSPEEAYGAIDYKTLATLFGLMVLVAHFRLSGAVNILCSRMLRLVTTPKGMLAVMIPVAGALSALFINDTICLMLTPVVLSLTYSMGTDPRPHLIALCMAANIGSVMTITGNPQNLIIGLSSGISYGRFFIKMLPPTIMGLTVTYLVIRLNYRDELSRWSPRGHQEGGFVYHRWMVIKFSILSLACIGGFFLGMPIEVVSMAVASAFLITRRVKPDKVYAMIDFKLLLLFLGLFIIMGAFQRSNAFALLESKAALMLGGSWRLVWSSTILSNLVSNVPAVMLFKPLIQGLGLGERAWLLLAMSSTFAGNLTILGSIANIIVVEGASSRVRISFLEHLRSGIPITLASISLGALWLIFF